CAGGAGGACAAATCGACCGACAAGAACTTTTCTCCCGATTGGTTGAACTCCAATATCAACGAAATGATATAAGTTTTACCCGAGGGACGTTCCGGTCCCGGGGAGATACGGTCGAAATCTTTCCTTCTCACTATGAAGATCGGGCCTGGCGCCTCTCACTTTTTGGGGATGAAATTGAATCTATCCATGAGATTGATTCTCTAACGGGAGAGAAAAAAGACGTGCTGTCTGATATCAAAATATATCCCAACAGCCACTATGTGACACCGCGTCCAACGCTGCAGCAAGCCATTAAGGAAATCAAACGAGACTTAAAGCTGCGGGTTGCTGAACTAGAATCTACCAATCAGATATTAGAAGCCCAACGATTGTCCCAAAGAACAACCTTTGATATCGAAATGCTAGAGACCATTGGCATGTGTCCGGGCATTGAAAACTATTCTCGCTATTTGACAGGGCGTGCTCCGGGAGAACCTCCACCTACCCTATTCGAATATTTATCCAAGGATGCTCTTTTGTTTGTGGATGAAAGCCACGTCACAGTGCCACAAATCGGCGGCATGTCACGGGGAGATGCCGCACGGAAAAAGACCTTAACCGATTTTGGTTTTAGATTGCCGGCCTGTAAAGACAACCGCCCCCTAAACTTTGAAGAATGGGATAGCATGCGCCCTAAGTCTGTCTTCGTGTCTGCGACCCCTGGCCCCTGGGAATTAGAGCGAACACACGGAGAAATTGTTGAACAAATTATCCGTCCCACAGGACTGATCGATCCTGTTTGCGAAGTGCGCCCCACGGAATCTCAAGTTGATGATCTGATTGCCGAATGCAAACAGACTGTGAAGAATGGCTTACGGATTCTCGTTACAACTTTGACCAAGAAGATGGCTGAAGCCTTGACGGAATATTTGAACGAAGCAGGCCTGAAAGTTCAATACATACATTCTGATGTGGAAACTTTGGAACGTATTGAAATCATCCGAGACTTAAGGCTGGGAACTTATGATGTTCTGGTGGGTATCAACCTTTTGCGAGAAGGACTGGATATTCCAGAATGTGGATTGGTCGCTATCTTAGATGCTGACAAGGAAGGATTTTTACGATCAAAAACAGCCTTAGTTCAGACCATTGGCCGTGCGGCACGCAATGTGGACGGCAAAGTTGTCTTATATGCAGATAAAATGACGCGTTCTCTCACAGGGGCTCTCGAGGAGACCCATCGACGCCGAGAAAGACAGAAAGCCTATAATACAGAGCATGGCATCACCCCTCAAAGCATCCAAAAAAACATTTCTTCTATTATGGAAAGCGTCTATGAAAAAGATCATATGACCGTTAGCTTTTCGGATACTGATGATCATCTCTCAACCAAAGAACGCCAGGCCCGCATTAAGAAACTTGAAAAACAAATGCTTAAAGCTGCTTCTAATTTAGAATTCGAAGATGCCGGCCGCCTACGTGACGAGATCAAGCAACTGGAAGATGTGGAATTAGGCCTGACGAGTACAGAGAAGAAAAAAAAGAGGACGCGATCCTAATACGAATTGCTCAACTTCGCTCTTGAAGTTGGAGAGATAGTAAAGGCTCCTAACCTCTTTGGAACTAAGGATTTTGCCAAAAACCTGCTAGCTCTGGAAACACCCCACTGAGACCTAACAATAGCTACACGCGTCTCAAGTGTTACTTCCCCCATTTTTCCAACTAAGAAAACAATCATCGCATAGATTTTGTCCAATAAACGCGTCAATTCTACTCAATAATTTTGACAGTCCAGCTTCAATAGCTAAAGATAAGGTACCCATTCCTGTCACATCATTCAAAATAAGTTGTTTGCACGGCTCAACACAAGTTGGAATACAGATTTGTGAATCTACCTGTAGATGTTTAGTTGAACTTAAAACATAATTGTAAATCGTCTTTACCTTTTCTCTATGTTTACATAGATCTTGAATCCTCAACCAAATATCATTTTCTCCAAAATCTTCCACTCCCTCAACATTGTCTTCATTTTCCGCGCTATTCTGATTGCAGTGCAACTCATTCAATGAAGAAAGCAAGCCTTCACCTTCCTTTATCATTTTTAAAAATACGCAACCCCAGACAAGACTTTTGTCTGAGATACTTTCGTGAACACTCATATACATAGCTTTAGAGGCAGCTAAACTATCCTCCGTACTAGAAGCGGACAGCTCTTCCTGATCAGAAGGCATTTTCCCAGATTGTATTCTCGTGAGTTCCAAATGATCATCATCTGCATTATCGCTGAGTCCCCCCGCATGGGACTGTAATGTAAAAAACAAGCATATTAAGATAGTAAAAATAATTTTATCCATGCGTACAGGCCTCCAAACCCCAGATTACCTGGGATATAATACATATTTTCTGTATAACACATAGAGATATCGTCATAAATTTTTGCGTATGTGCAAGTTCAGTACACAGGGGGCAATAAAATAGTCTCAAGGGATGTCATGAGGATATTCACGAGGATTGAGACGGCTAACTAAAGTACGATGACAAGGGATCGCTCCGCTTTCATATTTCTAAAAAATATACGATTTTACTGTGTATATGGCAGTTAATTTCAATTTGCATTCATCGCATCTATCTGATCTTATATTCGTGAATAGATAATAAAATATTTTAATAAATTGAGTGAGGCTCATATGAGAATTTTTGTAAACCTTATTATTCTTCTTTCTCTGGCAATATTTCCCAACATAGGTTTGGCTGTACCTGATGAGATTGAGTTGAGTGATCACCGGCAAAATATGCCTTTAGTTGGATCCAATGGTAAAATTTTTAATAAATATAGGACTGAACTGCTAGGACGAACCGGAGTTAATGCCGGAATAGAGATCTGGAGTTCGTTTAAAGCCTCCTTAGATGGTACGAAAAAAGGAATTGCTGGAGAAGTTGCCGCAAATTTCTTCTTTCAAGCTCGAGGGTATGAAGTCTTAGAAGAACATTATGCTCAGCGTTTGGGCTTATTGAAAGGGAGTCGTTTGAATGAGGACATAAAAAAAGACTCCACATGTACGACAAAAAAAGGACCTGACAATGGTATAGATGGTATTTTTGTTCTTAAAGAAGAAGATTTTACAAATCCTTCTCACATTATTATAAATGAGTCCAAATTTCGAAATAAACTCTCTCTATCCGAAAATGATTTCGGCTTCGTCACCGGGTCTATACAACAATCTCATTCCTCATGGAATAGTCCACGCTTTGGTTGGGGCACATGTCTTCCACAACTAAATTATGACAGCAAAGTCATCATTAGGACGGCAACATTACTAAACAGCAATGGAGAAGTATTATTGTACGAAATTAGAGACAAGGACGCCTCTGGAACCAAAGAAGGAGAGTATGCTTCAAAAGCGCCGTCCAGTTGGAATATCCGTAAAGCTTACGATAAGCATCTAAAAAATTAGTAACTAAGGGCTATCCGACTCGTAAAATACCGCAATTTCAATACATCACTGTCCGTTTGAAGGGTTGTTTTATGGTTCATAGGAAATACTTTTCTAATTTTTGCTCGTAACTCAAATGCCCAGTTCTATGAGTTATTTCAATCCACTTCCGGAGTTCAAAATCTTGCTGCTAAATTGAAATCCTATAATA
This is a stretch of genomic DNA from Alphaproteobacteria bacterium. It encodes these proteins:
- the uvrB gene encoding excinuclease ABC subunit UvrB: MQMENASKEKRAPLRVHSDFSPAGDQPEAIKALVGGINAGEKDQVLLGVTGSGKTFTMAHIIEQCQRPALILAHNKTLAAQLYAEMKDFFPNNAVEYFVSYYDYYQPEAYVARTDTFIEKEATINEQIDRMRHSATRALLERDDVIIVASVSCIYGLGSVETYSQMMLNLKTGGQIDRQELFSRLVELQYQRNDISFTRGTFRSRGDTVEIFPSHYEDRAWRLSLFGDEIESIHEIDSLTGEKKDVLSDIKIYPNSHYVTPRPTLQQAIKEIKRDLKLRVAELESTNQILEAQRLSQRTTFDIEMLETIGMCPGIENYSRYLTGRAPGEPPPTLFEYLSKDALLFVDESHVTVPQIGGMSRGDAARKKTLTDFGFRLPACKDNRPLNFEEWDSMRPKSVFVSATPGPWELERTHGEIVEQIIRPTGLIDPVCEVRPTESQVDDLIAECKQTVKNGLRILVTTLTKKMAEALTEYLNEAGLKVQYIHSDVETLERIEIIRDLRLGTYDVLVGINLLREGLDIPECGLVAILDADKEGFLRSKTALVQTIGRAARNVDGKVVLYADKMTRSLTGALEETHRRRERQKAYNTEHGITPQSIQKNISSIMESVYEKDHMTVSFSDTDDHLSTKERQARIKKLEKQMLKAASNLEFEDAGRLRDEIKQLEDVELGLTSTEKKKKRTRS